In the Thermotoga sp. Ku-13t genome, one interval contains:
- a CDS encoding NADP-dependent malic enzyme, whose amino-acid sequence MDQNRNVEELLKKAQKPSEEALKLHPFYKGKIQTAPKVPVRSYDDFAIWYTPGVARVCQEIVKDPSKVYEYTNKENTIAIVTDGTRILGLGDIGPEAGLPVMEGKALLFKYLGGVDAIPLCVGTKDIDEIVQFCRWLSPSISGINLEDIEKPKCFELLEKLQEELSIPVFHDDQQGTATITLAGLINALKIVGKKMNEVRITLIGAGSANYAFAKLLEKMGVDLGNVIVVDSKGIITKDRAQQLDSTTSRMWVKTNARNLTGGIEESLVGADVCIAYSKSGPGVIKPEWVKKMNKDAIIFAGANPVPEIWPWEAKEAGARIVATGRSDFPNQVNNSLGFPAIFRGVLDVRATKVTDEMCIAAAQAIADFAYKKGIHEEYIVPTMEEEEVYVEEAFAVAKKAIEQGVARNPLPDDELLRKIRERINMGRQMEKVLVRSGLVKLP is encoded by the coding sequence ATGGATCAAAACAGGAATGTGGAAGAACTTCTGAAGAAGGCTCAAAAACCGTCCGAAGAGGCTTTGAAATTGCATCCCTTCTACAAAGGCAAGATTCAAACGGCACCGAAAGTGCCTGTCAGATCGTACGACGATTTCGCGATCTGGTATACCCCAGGGGTGGCGAGGGTGTGTCAGGAGATCGTGAAGGATCCTTCGAAGGTCTACGAGTACACGAACAAAGAGAACACCATCGCCATAGTCACCGACGGAACGAGGATTCTGGGACTTGGAGACATCGGACCCGAGGCAGGCCTGCCTGTCATGGAGGGCAAAGCTTTGCTCTTCAAATACCTCGGTGGAGTAGATGCCATACCTCTGTGCGTCGGTACGAAAGACATCGATGAGATCGTTCAGTTCTGCAGATGGTTATCGCCGAGCATATCCGGAATAAACCTGGAAGACATCGAAAAGCCCAAATGCTTCGAGCTACTCGAAAAACTCCAGGAAGAACTCTCCATCCCGGTGTTCCACGACGATCAGCAGGGGACTGCGACGATCACCCTTGCGGGACTGATCAACGCACTGAAGATCGTTGGAAAGAAGATGAACGAAGTGAGGATCACTCTCATAGGTGCAGGCAGTGCGAACTACGCGTTCGCAAAGCTTCTGGAAAAGATGGGCGTGGATCTGGGTAACGTGATCGTCGTCGATTCGAAGGGAATCATAACGAAAGATCGGGCACAGCAACTCGACTCCACCACGAGCCGTATGTGGGTCAAAACCAACGCACGCAACCTCACCGGGGGCATAGAAGAATCGCTGGTGGGAGCAGATGTCTGTATCGCTTATTCGAAGAGCGGTCCCGGTGTGATCAAGCCCGAATGGGTGAAGAAGATGAATAAAGATGCGATCATCTTCGCCGGGGCAAATCCTGTGCCTGAGATCTGGCCATGGGAAGCAAAGGAAGCGGGAGCCAGGATCGTTGCGACGGGTCGCAGCGACTTTCCTAACCAGGTGAACAATTCACTCGGATTCCCCGCGATCTTCAGAGGCGTGCTGGACGTGCGCGCCACGAAGGTGACCGATGAGATGTGCATCGCTGCGGCTCAGGCGATAGCCGATTTTGCTTACAAGAAAGGTATCCATGAAGAATACATTGTGCCCACGATGGAGGAAGAGGAAGTTTACGTCGAAGAAGCTTTCGCGGTGGCCAAGAAAGCGATCGAACAGGGTGTGGCGAGAAACCCGCTCCCAGACGATGAACTGCTCAGAAAGATAAGGGAAAGGATCAACATGGGCAGGCAGATGGAAAAGGTACTGGTTCGCTCGGGACTGGTAAAACTCCCGTGA
- a CDS encoding tripartite tricarboxylate transporter TctB family protein — protein MMVDVVTATVILVLSVILFNQTRNYNYLSAVFPRFVLGLLMILSVILMIRAILSFRKREPTESRFIPLKDLFYVALTIVLSFFWVYVMDWVLGFLLGSIVFGIVIFAILAGRNLKLREFLLFSLGYSGIVFIFWYSLGKLLRVPLPRGLF, from the coding sequence ATGATGGTCGATGTTGTAACCGCCACGGTGATTTTGGTTCTGAGTGTGATTCTTTTCAACCAGACAAGGAATTACAATTACCTGTCCGCCGTGTTCCCGCGTTTTGTTCTGGGACTGTTGATGATCCTTTCCGTTATCCTGATGATCAGGGCGATATTGTCGTTCAGGAAACGTGAGCCGACCGAGTCGAGGTTCATTCCATTGAAAGATCTCTTCTACGTTGCCCTCACGATCGTTCTGAGCTTTTTCTGGGTTTATGTGATGGATTGGGTACTTGGCTTTCTGCTGGGCAGCATCGTTTTTGGCATCGTGATTTTTGCGATCCTGGCCGGGAGGAACTTGAAGCTGAGAGAATTCTTGCTGTTCTCGCTCGGCTATTCGGGGATCGTTTTCATCTTCTGGTACTCGCTCGGGAAGCTTCTGCGTGTGCCATTGCCCAGAGGACTCTTCTAA
- a CDS encoding tripartite tricarboxylate transporter permease: MAGLQYLAYGFAQFFVVKTLLLMLGGVCVGLVIGALPGLSATMGVALFLPVTYWLSPSESLVFLGSLYMAAIYGGSFSAILLRTPGTPSNIGTTFDGYPMAKLGRGWEAILTATFSSLYGGLFGLIMFLVSAPMLARVALKFGPPEYFWLGIFGLTVISSLSRGNTLKGFMGGLIGVLLSTVGVAPVGGNVRFTFNIPELIGGVGLIPALVGLFCIPEVIDMVLNRSKKQLFQEAKVQKGIIWKTFTSVMKKQVDLLRASIIGFIIGVLPGAGGNIANLVAYSEAVRASKHPEKFGTGIPEGVIATEASNNAVVGGGFVPLMTLGVPGTPVDAILYGALLMQGLRPGAELFTRRADVVYTFIAGVIVATFVMVPIGLAFGRAMAKFITKIPLSLLAPTVLFLTMVGSYCVSNNISDVYMMLILGVLGFVLRKLGFEAGPITLGLILGSIIETGLVQGLLIGRKLAQPWLIFLTRPLCWVFIVLSVFFLFWPVIMRKRMVVSGGDQK; encoded by the coding sequence TTGGCTGGTCTTCAATATCTTGCCTACGGTTTTGCACAGTTCTTTGTCGTTAAGACTCTGTTGTTGATGCTGGGTGGGGTATGCGTAGGCTTGGTTATTGGAGCTCTTCCAGGTTTGAGTGCAACGATGGGTGTGGCGCTGTTTCTTCCCGTCACTTACTGGCTTTCGCCGTCTGAGAGTCTGGTGTTCCTGGGATCTCTCTACATGGCAGCGATATACGGTGGCTCTTTCTCGGCGATTCTGTTGAGGACTCCAGGAACTCCTTCCAACATAGGAACAACGTTCGATGGTTATCCCATGGCCAAGCTAGGTAGAGGCTGGGAAGCCATCCTGACTGCAACTTTTTCTTCTCTGTATGGTGGATTGTTCGGTTTGATCATGTTTCTTGTCTCCGCCCCCATGCTCGCGCGGGTCGCACTGAAATTCGGCCCTCCTGAATACTTCTGGCTCGGTATATTCGGTCTGACGGTGATATCTTCACTGTCACGGGGAAACACTTTGAAGGGTTTCATGGGTGGTTTGATCGGAGTTCTGTTGAGTACCGTAGGCGTCGCACCCGTTGGAGGGAACGTGCGTTTCACTTTCAACATCCCGGAACTCATCGGTGGAGTTGGGTTGATACCGGCGCTGGTGGGACTGTTCTGTATACCTGAAGTCATCGACATGGTCCTGAACAGATCAAAGAAGCAGCTGTTCCAGGAAGCGAAGGTTCAGAAAGGAATAATCTGGAAAACGTTTACCAGCGTGATGAAGAAGCAGGTGGATCTCCTGAGGGCTTCAATCATTGGTTTCATCATAGGCGTGTTGCCAGGCGCTGGCGGTAACATCGCGAACCTGGTGGCTTACAGTGAGGCTGTCAGGGCTTCGAAACATCCAGAGAAGTTTGGAACAGGTATCCCTGAAGGTGTGATAGCCACGGAGGCTTCGAACAACGCGGTGGTCGGAGGGGGTTTCGTTCCACTCATGACGCTCGGAGTTCCTGGTACGCCCGTGGACGCGATTCTCTATGGGGCTTTACTTATGCAGGGTCTGAGACCCGGTGCAGAGCTTTTCACGAGAAGAGCCGATGTGGTCTACACTTTCATAGCTGGAGTCATTGTGGCGACTTTCGTCATGGTCCCGATCGGCCTGGCTTTCGGTAGAGCAATGGCGAAGTTCATCACCAAGATTCCGTTGAGCTTGCTGGCTCCGACGGTGCTCTTCCTGACGATGGTGGGTTCTTACTGCGTGAGTAACAACATATCTGATGTGTACATGATGCTCATACTCGGAGTGTTAGGTTTCGTTTTGAGAAAACTCGGTTTCGAAGCTGGACCCATAACGTTGGGTTTGATACTCGGTTCCATCATCGAAACGGGACTCGTTCAGGGATTGCTGATAGGAAGAAAGCTTGCGCAACCTTGGTTGATCTTCCTCACCAGGCCTCTGTGCTGGGTGTTCATAGTACTTTCCGTGTTCTTTTTGTTCTGGCCTGTCATTATGAGGAAGCGCATGGTCGTCTCCGGTGGTGATCAGAAATGA
- the rpsR gene encoding 30S ribosomal protein S18 has protein sequence MDQQKRRRKKKIKRCKLCEMGIEYVDYKDIRLLSDYLNEKAKIIPKRVTGNCAKHQRLIKVAIKRARHMALLPYIKM, from the coding sequence GTGGACCAGCAGAAGAGGAGAAGGAAGAAGAAAATCAAAAGGTGTAAACTCTGCGAGATGGGGATCGAGTACGTCGACTACAAAGATATCAGACTCTTGAGCGATTATCTGAACGAAAAGGCCAAGATCATACCCAAGCGCGTCACGGGGAACTGCGCGAAACATCAGAGGCTGATCAAAGTCGCCATAAAGCGCGCGAGGCACATGGCCCTGCTACCGTACATCAAAATGTGA
- a CDS encoding CoA-binding protein translates to MELSNVKKIAIVGASEDKRKYGNKIVRDLLSKGFEVYPINPRSETIEGIKCYRDIEELPKDIDLIVFVVPPEIGIQVVEKAIRMGFKRLWFQPGAGSKQIEDLVKNNGVEYSIGRCIMIETSY, encoded by the coding sequence TTGGAGTTGAGCAACGTGAAGAAGATAGCGATCGTGGGAGCAAGTGAGGATAAGAGAAAATACGGCAACAAGATAGTTCGAGATCTGCTTTCGAAAGGTTTTGAAGTGTATCCAATCAACCCGAGATCTGAAACGATCGAAGGTATAAAGTGCTACAGGGACATCGAAGAGCTCCCGAAAGACATCGATCTGATAGTGTTCGTTGTACCCCCGGAGATCGGGATCCAGGTCGTCGAGAAAGCGATAAGGATGGGGTTCAAGCGTCTCTGGTTTCAACCAGGTGCTGGTTCCAAGCAGATAGAAGATCTCGTGAAAAACAACGGTGTTGAATATTCAATAGGGCGTTGCATAATGATTGAAACAAGTTATTGA
- a CDS encoding ATP-grasp domain-containing protein: MWLNKNSEVVRTKVGLAYNVQRGVRPDVEDWEAEYDSMEVVMDIKQSIESGGYEVVLMEAVPEKFIPTLLTEKVDIVYNFAEGTFGRAREAQVPAILSFYGIPYTGSDATTLAVCLDKALTKQVLLSKDIRTPRFQVIRSLDEKLRKNMRFPLILKLNAEGSSKGISDTGLVHDMVEYRKELERLFETYNEPVLVEEYIRGREFTIGVLQEGNKYKVLPIMEIHFKHGKEFYSYKVKKNSDYYVDYTCPAKIDPTLERKLTNMAIKICKSLDIKDVARIDLRVSQEDGNPYFLEINPLPGMVRGFSDLPRIAETAGYTYEELVLHILENAMQRYGLKTPIHT; the protein is encoded by the coding sequence ATGTGGTTGAACAAAAATTCGGAGGTGGTTCGTACGAAAGTTGGGTTAGCCTACAACGTTCAGCGTGGTGTGAGGCCGGATGTGGAGGACTGGGAGGCAGAGTACGACTCGATGGAGGTCGTGATGGACATCAAGCAATCCATCGAGAGCGGAGGGTACGAAGTCGTTTTGATGGAAGCCGTCCCCGAGAAGTTCATTCCTACGCTGCTGACCGAAAAGGTTGACATCGTCTACAACTTCGCAGAAGGTACGTTCGGTAGAGCCAGAGAAGCCCAGGTCCCGGCAATACTCAGCTTTTACGGGATACCTTACACTGGTTCGGACGCCACCACGCTCGCCGTGTGCCTCGACAAGGCGTTGACAAAACAGGTGCTCCTCAGCAAAGACATACGCACACCCAGATTTCAGGTGATACGATCACTCGACGAAAAATTGAGAAAGAACATGAGGTTTCCACTCATTCTGAAGCTGAATGCCGAAGGTTCTTCGAAGGGTATTTCCGACACCGGACTGGTTCACGATATGGTTGAGTACAGGAAGGAACTCGAAAGGCTGTTCGAGACGTACAACGAGCCCGTACTCGTCGAAGAGTACATAAGAGGCAGGGAATTCACCATCGGGGTGCTTCAGGAAGGAAACAAGTACAAAGTTTTGCCCATCATGGAGATTCACTTCAAACACGGAAAAGAGTTTTACAGCTACAAAGTCAAAAAGAATTCGGATTATTATGTGGACTACACTTGCCCGGCGAAGATAGATCCCACCCTCGAAAGGAAGCTCACGAACATGGCCATCAAGATATGCAAGAGTCTCGACATAAAGGACGTTGCAAGGATAGACCTGAGAGTTTCTCAGGAGGATGGGAATCCTTACTTCCTCGAGATCAACCCGCTTCCCGGTATGGTGCGGGGTTTCTCCGACCTGCCCAGGATCGCCGAGACGGCCGGTTACACGTACGAAGAGCTCGTCCTTCACATACTCGAAAACGCGATGCAGCGGTACGGACTCAAGACACCCATCCACACGTGA
- the rpsF gene encoding 30S ribosomal protein S6: MRIYETMFIIDPRLSEQEREGLVEKVKGVITERLNGQIRDVNRWGLRKLAYPIAHQTEGDYTVVIFIADPAKVNLLEEFYRVTPQIIRWQTFRREDLEKKEKKAAQVSEVEQKE, encoded by the coding sequence ATGCGGATCTACGAAACGATGTTCATCATCGATCCACGGTTGAGCGAGCAGGAACGCGAAGGACTCGTTGAAAAGGTCAAAGGTGTCATCACAGAGCGCTTGAACGGGCAGATCAGAGACGTGAACAGGTGGGGTTTGAGAAAACTCGCTTACCCCATCGCGCACCAGACGGAGGGTGACTACACCGTTGTGATCTTCATAGCGGACCCTGCCAAGGTGAACTTGCTCGAAGAGTTTTACCGTGTGACGCCACAGATCATTCGCTGGCAGACCTTCAGAAGGGAAGATCTCGAGAAAAAAGAGAAGAAAGCCGCACAGGTCAGCGAAGTGGAGCAGAAGGAGTAA
- a CDS encoding UxaA family hydrolase → MDAIAFSKRDNVATAIKDLKKGQTATVILGEEKIVVELLEDVPFGHKFALIDIPQSAQIFKYGEPIGVATRGIRKGEYVHIHNVAGQRGVRGHRS, encoded by the coding sequence ATGGACGCCATAGCCTTTTCGAAGAGGGACAACGTCGCCACGGCGATAAAGGATCTGAAAAAGGGACAGACAGCGACAGTGATACTTGGGGAAGAAAAGATCGTCGTTGAACTTTTGGAGGACGTGCCGTTCGGTCACAAATTCGCCCTGATCGATATTCCGCAAAGCGCCCAGATCTTCAAGTACGGTGAACCGATAGGTGTCGCGACCAGGGGTATAAGGAAGGGTGAGTATGTCCATATACACAACGTGGCAGGGCAGCGCGGTGTGAGGGGGCATCGATCGTGA
- a CDS encoding tripartite tricarboxylate transporter substrate binding protein produces MKSRVLVALLALLTVVSLFAEKFPSKPITYVICFAPGGESDITARLQQPYLEKILGVPIVITYKEGGGGAVGWTELVTRAKPDGYTIYGTNLPHTILQPLQGGVGYKTEQINNIYFFQSTPCVLAVSIDSPIKTFQDFVEYARKKGVVTLGGSGQPSANSFATLRLAKLTGLNITYVPFSGSGTAVPALLGGHVDGLMTYTTMAVQYKDKMRVIAVATEERIPLFPDVPTFRELGIDLVEKAYRGVAVPPGTPADVKRVLEEAFRQVNNNPEFVAKMQEMGFVIENYDEAAAAKLVAELIPYYKQLWEETQGK; encoded by the coding sequence ATGAAAAGCCGTGTGCTGGTGGCGCTCCTTGCTTTACTCACCGTGGTTTCTCTCTTCGCCGAGAAGTTCCCGAGCAAACCCATCACCTACGTCATCTGTTTCGCACCCGGTGGAGAGTCAGACATAACCGCGCGCCTACAACAGCCTTATCTGGAGAAGATCCTGGGAGTCCCGATCGTCATAACGTACAAAGAGGGCGGTGGAGGAGCTGTAGGCTGGACCGAACTGGTCACCCGTGCCAAACCTGATGGTTACACAATCTACGGTACAAACTTGCCTCATACGATTCTTCAGCCGTTGCAAGGTGGCGTTGGGTACAAGACCGAACAGATAAACAACATCTATTTCTTCCAGTCCACTCCGTGTGTACTCGCTGTCAGCATCGACAGCCCTATAAAGACGTTCCAGGATTTCGTTGAGTACGCCAGGAAGAAAGGTGTCGTCACCCTGGGCGGAAGCGGTCAACCGTCTGCAAACAGTTTTGCGACCCTGAGGCTCGCCAAGCTCACGGGTTTGAACATCACATACGTACCGTTCTCAGGTTCTGGTACGGCCGTGCCGGCACTCCTTGGAGGACACGTCGATGGTTTGATGACCTACACAACCATGGCTGTACAGTACAAAGACAAAATGAGGGTTATCGCAGTGGCCACTGAAGAAAGAATACCGCTCTTTCCCGATGTGCCGACGTTCAGAGAACTTGGAATCGATCTGGTTGAGAAAGCGTACAGGGGAGTCGCCGTACCTCCAGGGACCCCTGCAGATGTCAAAAGGGTGCTTGAAGAAGCTTTCAGGCAGGTCAACAACAATCCAGAATTCGTAGCGAAGATGCAGGAAATGGGATTCGTCATAGAGAACTACGACGAGGCGGCAGCGGCCAAGCTCGTCGCGGAATTGATACCTTACTACAAACAACTCTGGGAAGAGACCCAAGGCAAATGA
- a CDS encoding single-stranded DNA-binding protein: protein MAYYNRVILVGRLARDPEVRMTTTGAAVTSFVLAVDRPVKSVDGQKTADFIRIVAFNRLADFARLYLKKGQLVLVEGELRINKWQSRDGTNVTTPEIWARDIRFMEKKAAVEESIEEFEKPEEFEKPVDEPITDFDDIIGSERDSDGQNPDEPPF, encoded by the coding sequence GTGGCGTATTACAACAGAGTGATCCTGGTGGGTCGACTCGCAAGGGATCCAGAAGTACGTATGACGACCACGGGAGCTGCGGTCACCTCGTTCGTGCTCGCAGTCGATAGGCCCGTGAAATCCGTAGATGGTCAGAAGACGGCAGATTTTATAAGAATAGTCGCGTTCAACAGGCTCGCCGACTTCGCCAGACTGTACCTCAAGAAAGGTCAACTCGTCTTAGTCGAAGGAGAACTGAGGATAAACAAATGGCAATCCCGCGATGGAACCAACGTAACCACACCCGAAATCTGGGCGCGGGACATCAGGTTCATGGAAAAGAAAGCAGCCGTGGAAGAAAGTATCGAGGAGTTCGAGAAACCCGAAGAATTTGAAAAACCAGTGGATGAACCGATTACAGATTTTGACGATATCATAGGTTCTGAAAGAGATTCCGATGGTCAAAATCCGGACGAACCACCGTTCTGA